A single genomic interval of Alligator mississippiensis isolate rAllMis1 chromosome 15, rAllMis1, whole genome shotgun sequence harbors:
- the TNS2 gene encoding tensin-2 isoform X1: MQPAWASPRPLQTPDPGRPWAMAMTSAPREGAIVRQEAPSCRRPALPHCFQLHVRSHGQAGAGQQDPAPVLTGRGAAQASHSRAMKPRDTLDVLFRVLGRRGSARAPGTCRPGKGPEPHSFREKVFKKKHRACAACKEPVEAQGLICKVCKIASHRKCEAKVTSSCQPAPPPELRRNTAPTRRIEHLGSTKSLNTGKQRSTLPRSFSLDQVMERAYDLDLTYITERIISVFFPPRLEEQRYRGHLCEVAQMLKSKHEDKYTLFNLSEKRHDIARLNPKVQEFGWPDGHAPPLDRICSICKAMENWLHAHPQHVAVLHCKGNKGKTGVIVAAYMHYSKISASPDQALSTLAMRKFCEDKVSAALQPSQRRYINYFSGLLSGAIKMNSHTLFLHHVRVPALPTFEAHGGYQPFLKIYQSMQLVYTSGIYSLTGPGTQKLCITLEPALLLKGDVMVKCYHRQSHGAERDVVFRVQFHTCTVHGSQLWFSKDELDEAWTDERFPFEASVEFIFSSGPEKIKGWEAVGNGPGVSVDYNISEPAVRWDSYESFNVHHEDSLEDLSHTQGPLDGSLYARVQKKRSLPGPVGSASPESPPPARGLLSVSSDSGHSSMLTERADEATPPARALPTPAEREELDRLLDGFGVPSPRAEPDCLPGNGARTRETAILDDEATPGPYPMRRRGLARHCSCHAGYLGTASPERPPTSISYRPEGTLERRRPAYSANGLPLRPDGFELPQVGEGVPYAEADKRRLYRSLSEGPMPPYPYERPPGPGRATAYRELLLAEEPPDVAPLCPCQDCQGKGAPPGARYGLRLEREPEGWVPRPPLALPLLLPYTRGHPEAFELEPPHAKGPGGHFTRAYEPPEHCRYPRYAPAYPPMLPPGSCPCCSPRVAPRLCYSPECHMHPQPGSASPDSTHGYEPPGMEPGDGYLRPGPVHPELPPPGEGAPWRDVPDGPGSLRRPPREPCSPCLAPPSLPEPPAPLHTSSPVQSQDSTTYGAPESPAPPSPADMAPSSATRTLERPPASSAGASGLMPTLSPPHSFTPRAQPNGPCPRTRYPPSPPAASPEPSPPRLAAEGTSGSPPPTSPAPRSPFASYRAVATLRATPAHNGPPQAEPRPGTLPRCAGGSPLSTQPPASPDAQGSPTPAFPLATAYYTGRESSPQPQPQPPLPEKRHAVPAGLWERSPLPSRSPGAPAHVSFAPDATTPDPQAEGPGHIQFVQDTSKFWYKPSLSRDQAIALLKDKEPGAFLIRDSNSFQGAYGLALKVATPPPNCAPHSSKGDPMEQLVRHFLIETGPKGVKIKGCQDEPHFGSLPALVSQHAITPISLPCRLRIPSKDPTEESPEVAVPANMSTAADLLRQGAACSVLYLSSVETESLTGPQAVAKAASSTLACNPRPPAAPVHFKVSAQGITLTDSQRKLFFRRHYPVSSVTYCSTDPQDRRWTNPDGTTSKLFGFVAKKQGSPCENVCHVFAELDPEQPAAAIVNFITKVLLGLHRK, encoded by the exons atgcagcctgcctgggccagccccaGGCCACTGCAGACCCCGGACCCTGGCAGGCCCTGGGCCATGGCAATGACCTCAGCACCACGGGAAGGAGCTATTGTGCGTCAGGAAGCCCCGTCCTGCCGCAGGCCGGCCCTGCCTCATTGTTTCCAGCTGCACGTCCGATCCCACGGGCAAGCAGGCGCTGGCCAGCAGGACCCCGCTCCTGTGCTGACAGGGCGAGGGGCTGCCCAGGCCAGCCACAGTCGGGCCATGAAGCCGCGGGACACGCTGGACGTGCTGTTTCGGGTGCTGGGGCGGAGGGGCAGTGCCCGGGCGCCAGGCACGTGCAGG ccagggaaggggccagagccGCACAGCTTCCGCGagaaggtgttcaagaagaagcACCGGGCCTGCGCCGCCTGCAAGGAGCCCGTCGAGGCCCAGGGGCTGATCTGCAAAG TGTGTAAGATTGCCAGCCACCGGAAATGCGAAGCCAAG GTGACATCGTCCTGCCAGCCGGCGCCCCCTCctgagctg AGGAGGAACACGGCTCCGACGCGGCGCATCGAGCACTTG GGCTCCACTAAGTCCCTAAACACGGGGAAGCAGCGGAGCACCCTGCCCAG GAGCTTCAGCCTGGACCAAGTGATGGAGCGCGCCTACGACCTGGACCTGACGTACATCACCGAGCGCATCATCTCCGTCTTCTTCCCCCCGAGGCTGGAGGAGCAGCGCTACCGCGGCCACCTCTGCGAGGTGGCCCAGATGCTCAAGTCCAAGCATGAGGACAAGTACACG ctcttcaaCCTGTCGGAGAAGCGCCACGACATCGCCCGCCTGAACCCCAAG GTGCAGGAGTTTGGCTGGCCGGATGGGCACGCGCCCCCCCTGGACAGGATCTGCTCCATCTGCAAGGCCATGGAGAACTGGCTGCACGCGCACCCCCAGCACGTCGCTGTGCTGCACTGCaag GGGAACAAAGGCAAGACGGGCGTCATCGTGGCGGCCTACATGCACTACAGCAAAATTTCTGCCAG CCCAGACCAGGCACTGAGCACGCTAGCCATGCGCAAGTTCTGCGAGGACAAGGTGTccgcagccctgcagccctcacaGAGGAG GTACATCAACTACTTCAGCGGGCTGCTATCGGGCGCCATCAAGATGAACAGCCACACACTGTTCCTGCATCACGTCCGCGTGCCCGCCCTGCCCACCTTCGAGGCCCATGGAG gatACCAGCCCTTCCTGAAGATCTACCAGTCCATGCAGCTTGTCTACACCTCTGGGATCTA TAGCCTGACTGGCCCTGGCACCCAGAAGCTCTGCATCACcttggagccagccctgctgctgaaaGGGGACGTGATG GTGAAGTGCTACCACAGGCAGAGCCACGGGGCCGAGCGGGACGTGGTTTTCCGGGTGCAGTTCCACACCTGCACCGTCCACGGCTCCCAGCTCTGGTTCAGCAAGGATGAGCTCGACGAGGCCTGGACAG ACGAGCGGTTCCCCTTCGAGGCCAGCGTGGAGTTCATCTTCTCCTCGGGCCCCGAGAAGATCAAAG gctgggaggcagtgggcaACGGCCCCGGCGTCAGCGTAGACTACAACATCAGCGAACCAGCCGTGCGCTGGGACTCGTACGAGAGCTTCAACGTGCACCACGAGGACAGCCTGGAAG accTGTCGCACACGCAAGGGCCCCTGGACGGCAGCCTGTACGCACGGGTACAGAAGAAGCGGAGCCTGCCAGGTCCCGTGGGCAGTGCCAGCCCTGAGTCGCCCCCGCCGGCACGTGGCCTCCTGTCCGTGAGCAGTGACTCGGGCCACTCGTCCATGTTGACGGAGCGGGCAGACGAGGCCACGCCACCCGCCCGCGCCCTGCCAACACCCGCCGAGCGTGAGGAGCTCGACCGCCTCCTGGACGGCTTCGGTGTGCCGTCCCCCCGGGCTGAGCCGGATTGTCTCCCTggcaatggtgcccggacccGGGAAACAGCCATCTTGGATGACGAGGCCACGCCGGGGCCCTACCCCATGCGGCGCCGTGGCCTGGCTCGCCACTGCTCCTGCCACGCCGGCTAcctgggcactgccagccccGAGAGGCCACCCACCAGCATCAGCTACAGGCCCGAGGGCACCCTGGAGCGCCGGCGCCCAGCTTACAGCGCCAACGGGCTCCCCCTACGCCCCGACGGCTTTGAGCTGCCCCAGGTGGGCGAGGGGGTGCCCTATGCCGAGGCTGACAAGCGGCGGCTGTATCGGTCCCTGTCGGAGGGGCCGATGCCCCCCTACCCCTACGAGCGGCCGCCTGGTCCCGGCAGGGCGACTGCATACCGGGAGCTGCTGCTGGCCGAGGAGCCCCCGGACGTGGCTccgctgtgcccctgccaggacTGCCAGGGCAAGGGAGCCCCTCCCGGCGCCCGCTACGGCCTGCGCCTGGAGCGAGAGCCCGAGGGCTGGGTGCCCCgacctcccctggccctgcccctgctcctgccctacaCCCGAGGGCACCCCGAAGCCTTCGAGCTCGAGCCCCCTCATGCCAAGGGGCCCGGCGGGCACTTCACCCGTGCCTACGAGCCCCCGGAGCACTGTCGTTACCCCCGCTATGCCCCCGCCTACCCACCGATGTTGCCCCCTGGGtcctgcccttgctgcagccccCGGGTTGCCCCCCGCCTCTGCTACAGCCCTGAGTGCCACATGCACCCCCAGCCCGGCTCAGCCTCCCCCGACAGCACCCACGGCTACGAGCCCCCGGGCATGGAGCCCGGCGATGGATACCTGCGACCTGGCCCCGTGCACCCTG AGCTGCCACCGCCCGGCGAGGGAGCACCTTGGAGAGATGTCCCCGATGGCCCAGGCTCCTTGCGGCGTCCTCCGCgggagccctgcagcccctgcctggcccctcccagcctgccagagccacctgcccccctgcacacCAGCAGCCCCGTGCAGAGCCAGGACAG CACCACGTACGGCGCCCCGGAGAGCCcggcaccccccagccctgcggatATGGCCCCATCCAGCGCCACCAGGACCCTGGAAAGGCCTCCAGCTTCTTCAGCGGGGGCATCTGGCCTCATGCCCACCCTGTCCCCGCCGCACAGCTTCACCCCACGGGCCCAGCCCAACGGCCCCTGTCCTCGCACCCGctacccccccagccccccggcGGCCTCCCCTGAGCCATCCccccccaggctggcagctgaGGGGACCTCgggctctcccccacccaccagccctgccccacggAGCCCCTTTGCCAGCTACCGAGCCGTGGCCACGCTCCGGGCCACGCCAGCCCACAACGGGCCCCCCCAGGCTGAGCCCCGGCCAGGCACCCTGCCCCGCTGTGCCGGCGGGAGCCCCCTCAGCACCCAGCCACCAGCCTCCCCGGATGCCCAGGGGTCACCCACGCCGGCCTTCCCACTGGCCACGGCATACTACACGGGGCGGGAAAGCAGCCcccagccgcagccgcagccacCCCTGCCTGAGAAGCGCCACGCGGTGCCCGCAGGACTGTGGGAGaggagccccctgcccagccGCAGCCCCGGGGCCCCTGCCCACGTCAGCTTCGCCCCCGACGCCACCACGCCAG ACCCGCAGGCAGAGGGGCCCGGCCACATCCAGTTCGTGCAGGACACATCCAAGTTCTGGTACAAGCCCAGCCTGTCCCGGGACCAAG ctatCGCCCTGCTCAAGGACAAGGAGCCGGGCGCCTTCCTCATCCGTGACAGCAACTCCTTCCAGGGCGCCTACGGGCTGGCACTCAAGGTGGCAACGCCCCCGCCCAACTGCGCCCCCCACTCCTCCAAGG gggacCCCATGGAGCAGCTGGTGCGGCACTTCCTAATCGAGACGGGTCCCAAGGGTGTGAAAATCAAGGGCTGCCAGGATGAGCCCCACTTTG GCAGCCTGCCGGCCCTGGTGTCACAGCATGCCATCACCCCCATCTCACTGCCCTGCCGCCTGCGCATCCCCAGCAAAG ACCCCACGGAGGAGAGCCCGGAGGTGGCCGTCCCTGCCAACATGAGCACGGCCGCCGACCTGCTGCGACAGGGGGCAG CCTGCAGCGTGCTCTACCTCAGCTCGGTGGAGACTGAGTCGCTGACAGGGCCACAGGCCGTGGCCaaggcagccagcagcaccctGGCTTGCAAcccgcgcccgcccgccgctCCCGTGCACTTCAAGGTCTCGGCCCAGGGCATCACCCTCACTGACAGCCAGCGCAA GCTCTTCTTCCGGCGCCACTACCCTGTCAGCAGCGTCACCTACTGCAGCACCGACCCGCAGGACAGGAG ATGGACAAACCCAGACGGCACCACCTCCAA gctgtTTGGCTTCGTGGCCAAGAAGCAGGGCAGCCCCTGTGAGAACGTGTGCCACGTCTTCGCCGAGCTGGACCCCGAGCAGCCGGCCGCCGCCATTGTCAACTTCATCACCAAggtcctgctgggcctgcaccGGAAGTGA
- the TNS2 gene encoding tensin-2 isoform X4 → MERAYDLDLTYITERIISVFFPPRLEEQRYRGHLCEVAQMLKSKHEDKYTLFNLSEKRHDIARLNPKVQEFGWPDGHAPPLDRICSICKAMENWLHAHPQHVAVLHCKGNKGKTGVIVAAYMHYSKISASPDQALSTLAMRKFCEDKVSAALQPSQRRYINYFSGLLSGAIKMNSHTLFLHHVRVPALPTFEAHGGYQPFLKIYQSMQLVYTSGIYSLTGPGTQKLCITLEPALLLKGDVMVKCYHRQSHGAERDVVFRVQFHTCTVHGSQLWFSKDELDEAWTDERFPFEASVEFIFSSGPEKIKGWEAVGNGPGVSVDYNISEPAVRWDSYESFNVHHEDSLEDLSHTQGPLDGSLYARVQKKRSLPGPVGSASPESPPPARGLLSVSSDSGHSSMLTERADEATPPARALPTPAEREELDRLLDGFGVPSPRAEPDCLPGNGARTRETAILDDEATPGPYPMRRRGLARHCSCHAGYLGTASPERPPTSISYRPEGTLERRRPAYSANGLPLRPDGFELPQVGEGVPYAEADKRRLYRSLSEGPMPPYPYERPPGPGRATAYRELLLAEEPPDVAPLCPCQDCQGKGAPPGARYGLRLEREPEGWVPRPPLALPLLLPYTRGHPEAFELEPPHAKGPGGHFTRAYEPPEHCRYPRYAPAYPPMLPPGSCPCCSPRVAPRLCYSPECHMHPQPGSASPDSTHGYEPPGMEPGDGYLRPGPVHPELPPPGEGAPWRDVPDGPGSLRRPPREPCSPCLAPPSLPEPPAPLHTSSPVQSQDSTTYGAPESPAPPSPADMAPSSATRTLERPPASSAGASGLMPTLSPPHSFTPRAQPNGPCPRTRYPPSPPAASPEPSPPRLAAEGTSGSPPPTSPAPRSPFASYRAVATLRATPAHNGPPQAEPRPGTLPRCAGGSPLSTQPPASPDAQGSPTPAFPLATAYYTGRESSPQPQPQPPLPEKRHAVPAGLWERSPLPSRSPGAPAHVSFAPDATTPDPQAEGPGHIQFVQDTSKFWYKPSLSRDQAIALLKDKEPGAFLIRDSNSFQGAYGLALKVATPPPNCAPHSSKGDPMEQLVRHFLIETGPKGVKIKGCQDEPHFGSLPALVSQHAITPISLPCRLRIPSKDPTEESPEVAVPANMSTAADLLRQGAACSVLYLSSVETESLTGPQAVAKAASSTLACNPRPPAAPVHFKVSAQGITLTDSQRKLFFRRHYPVSSVTYCSTDPQDRRWTNPDGTTSKLFGFVAKKQGSPCENVCHVFAELDPEQPAAAIVNFITKVLLGLHRK, encoded by the exons ATGGAGCGCGCCTACGACCTGGACCTGACGTACATCACCGAGCGCATCATCTCCGTCTTCTTCCCCCCGAGGCTGGAGGAGCAGCGCTACCGCGGCCACCTCTGCGAGGTGGCCCAGATGCTCAAGTCCAAGCATGAGGACAAGTACACG ctcttcaaCCTGTCGGAGAAGCGCCACGACATCGCCCGCCTGAACCCCAAG GTGCAGGAGTTTGGCTGGCCGGATGGGCACGCGCCCCCCCTGGACAGGATCTGCTCCATCTGCAAGGCCATGGAGAACTGGCTGCACGCGCACCCCCAGCACGTCGCTGTGCTGCACTGCaag GGGAACAAAGGCAAGACGGGCGTCATCGTGGCGGCCTACATGCACTACAGCAAAATTTCTGCCAG CCCAGACCAGGCACTGAGCACGCTAGCCATGCGCAAGTTCTGCGAGGACAAGGTGTccgcagccctgcagccctcacaGAGGAG GTACATCAACTACTTCAGCGGGCTGCTATCGGGCGCCATCAAGATGAACAGCCACACACTGTTCCTGCATCACGTCCGCGTGCCCGCCCTGCCCACCTTCGAGGCCCATGGAG gatACCAGCCCTTCCTGAAGATCTACCAGTCCATGCAGCTTGTCTACACCTCTGGGATCTA TAGCCTGACTGGCCCTGGCACCCAGAAGCTCTGCATCACcttggagccagccctgctgctgaaaGGGGACGTGATG GTGAAGTGCTACCACAGGCAGAGCCACGGGGCCGAGCGGGACGTGGTTTTCCGGGTGCAGTTCCACACCTGCACCGTCCACGGCTCCCAGCTCTGGTTCAGCAAGGATGAGCTCGACGAGGCCTGGACAG ACGAGCGGTTCCCCTTCGAGGCCAGCGTGGAGTTCATCTTCTCCTCGGGCCCCGAGAAGATCAAAG gctgggaggcagtgggcaACGGCCCCGGCGTCAGCGTAGACTACAACATCAGCGAACCAGCCGTGCGCTGGGACTCGTACGAGAGCTTCAACGTGCACCACGAGGACAGCCTGGAAG accTGTCGCACACGCAAGGGCCCCTGGACGGCAGCCTGTACGCACGGGTACAGAAGAAGCGGAGCCTGCCAGGTCCCGTGGGCAGTGCCAGCCCTGAGTCGCCCCCGCCGGCACGTGGCCTCCTGTCCGTGAGCAGTGACTCGGGCCACTCGTCCATGTTGACGGAGCGGGCAGACGAGGCCACGCCACCCGCCCGCGCCCTGCCAACACCCGCCGAGCGTGAGGAGCTCGACCGCCTCCTGGACGGCTTCGGTGTGCCGTCCCCCCGGGCTGAGCCGGATTGTCTCCCTggcaatggtgcccggacccGGGAAACAGCCATCTTGGATGACGAGGCCACGCCGGGGCCCTACCCCATGCGGCGCCGTGGCCTGGCTCGCCACTGCTCCTGCCACGCCGGCTAcctgggcactgccagccccGAGAGGCCACCCACCAGCATCAGCTACAGGCCCGAGGGCACCCTGGAGCGCCGGCGCCCAGCTTACAGCGCCAACGGGCTCCCCCTACGCCCCGACGGCTTTGAGCTGCCCCAGGTGGGCGAGGGGGTGCCCTATGCCGAGGCTGACAAGCGGCGGCTGTATCGGTCCCTGTCGGAGGGGCCGATGCCCCCCTACCCCTACGAGCGGCCGCCTGGTCCCGGCAGGGCGACTGCATACCGGGAGCTGCTGCTGGCCGAGGAGCCCCCGGACGTGGCTccgctgtgcccctgccaggacTGCCAGGGCAAGGGAGCCCCTCCCGGCGCCCGCTACGGCCTGCGCCTGGAGCGAGAGCCCGAGGGCTGGGTGCCCCgacctcccctggccctgcccctgctcctgccctacaCCCGAGGGCACCCCGAAGCCTTCGAGCTCGAGCCCCCTCATGCCAAGGGGCCCGGCGGGCACTTCACCCGTGCCTACGAGCCCCCGGAGCACTGTCGTTACCCCCGCTATGCCCCCGCCTACCCACCGATGTTGCCCCCTGGGtcctgcccttgctgcagccccCGGGTTGCCCCCCGCCTCTGCTACAGCCCTGAGTGCCACATGCACCCCCAGCCCGGCTCAGCCTCCCCCGACAGCACCCACGGCTACGAGCCCCCGGGCATGGAGCCCGGCGATGGATACCTGCGACCTGGCCCCGTGCACCCTG AGCTGCCACCGCCCGGCGAGGGAGCACCTTGGAGAGATGTCCCCGATGGCCCAGGCTCCTTGCGGCGTCCTCCGCgggagccctgcagcccctgcctggcccctcccagcctgccagagccacctgcccccctgcacacCAGCAGCCCCGTGCAGAGCCAGGACAG CACCACGTACGGCGCCCCGGAGAGCCcggcaccccccagccctgcggatATGGCCCCATCCAGCGCCACCAGGACCCTGGAAAGGCCTCCAGCTTCTTCAGCGGGGGCATCTGGCCTCATGCCCACCCTGTCCCCGCCGCACAGCTTCACCCCACGGGCCCAGCCCAACGGCCCCTGTCCTCGCACCCGctacccccccagccccccggcGGCCTCCCCTGAGCCATCCccccccaggctggcagctgaGGGGACCTCgggctctcccccacccaccagccctgccccacggAGCCCCTTTGCCAGCTACCGAGCCGTGGCCACGCTCCGGGCCACGCCAGCCCACAACGGGCCCCCCCAGGCTGAGCCCCGGCCAGGCACCCTGCCCCGCTGTGCCGGCGGGAGCCCCCTCAGCACCCAGCCACCAGCCTCCCCGGATGCCCAGGGGTCACCCACGCCGGCCTTCCCACTGGCCACGGCATACTACACGGGGCGGGAAAGCAGCCcccagccgcagccgcagccacCCCTGCCTGAGAAGCGCCACGCGGTGCCCGCAGGACTGTGGGAGaggagccccctgcccagccGCAGCCCCGGGGCCCCTGCCCACGTCAGCTTCGCCCCCGACGCCACCACGCCAG ACCCGCAGGCAGAGGGGCCCGGCCACATCCAGTTCGTGCAGGACACATCCAAGTTCTGGTACAAGCCCAGCCTGTCCCGGGACCAAG ctatCGCCCTGCTCAAGGACAAGGAGCCGGGCGCCTTCCTCATCCGTGACAGCAACTCCTTCCAGGGCGCCTACGGGCTGGCACTCAAGGTGGCAACGCCCCCGCCCAACTGCGCCCCCCACTCCTCCAAGG gggacCCCATGGAGCAGCTGGTGCGGCACTTCCTAATCGAGACGGGTCCCAAGGGTGTGAAAATCAAGGGCTGCCAGGATGAGCCCCACTTTG GCAGCCTGCCGGCCCTGGTGTCACAGCATGCCATCACCCCCATCTCACTGCCCTGCCGCCTGCGCATCCCCAGCAAAG ACCCCACGGAGGAGAGCCCGGAGGTGGCCGTCCCTGCCAACATGAGCACGGCCGCCGACCTGCTGCGACAGGGGGCAG CCTGCAGCGTGCTCTACCTCAGCTCGGTGGAGACTGAGTCGCTGACAGGGCCACAGGCCGTGGCCaaggcagccagcagcaccctGGCTTGCAAcccgcgcccgcccgccgctCCCGTGCACTTCAAGGTCTCGGCCCAGGGCATCACCCTCACTGACAGCCAGCGCAA GCTCTTCTTCCGGCGCCACTACCCTGTCAGCAGCGTCACCTACTGCAGCACCGACCCGCAGGACAGGAG ATGGACAAACCCAGACGGCACCACCTCCAA gctgtTTGGCTTCGTGGCCAAGAAGCAGGGCAGCCCCTGTGAGAACGTGTGCCACGTCTTCGCCGAGCTGGACCCCGAGCAGCCGGCCGCCGCCATTGTCAACTTCATCACCAAggtcctgctgggcctgcaccGGAAGTGA